Genomic DNA from Candidatus Bathyarchaeia archaeon:
CCTAACAGAGTCAACGTAGAGTTTGCCCAAATCCTGAACCGGCATGAACTGAATGTAAGGGTGTGGGAACGGGGATGTGGAGAGACATTTGCATGTGGAACAGGCGCCTGCGCAGCCGTAGCAGCCGCAAAGGTGTTGGGGAAGATTGACGGTAAAGCCATAGTCCACCTGCTAGGTGGCGACCTAGAGGTGGAGTACACCACTTTGGGCATCTACATGAAAGGCCCCGCTACTAAGGTCTTCGAGGGGCGAATGTTTTGAGTGCTTTGCTACATGGAGGCTGTTAGTGTGAATGTAGATTTCTCTGAGCGAGTTAAACGGCTCCCACCCTATCTCTTCGCTGAGATGGAGAAGGTAATCCTTAGGAAGAAGGCTGAAGGCGTTAACATTATAACGCTAAGTATAGGCGACCCAGACCTTCCGCCCCCCCCAGAGGTGTTATCTACTCTCAGCGAAGAGGCGGCAAACCCGAAAAATCATAACTACTCCTTCAGCCAAGGTGAACCATTCTTCAAGAAGGCTGTTGCGGAATGGTATAAGGTCAGGTTCGGTGTCGATCTGGATCCTGAGTCCGAGGTCATTGCGTTGATAGGATCGAAGGAAGGTTTGGCGAATGTGTCGAGAGCCTTCATCAACCCAAATGACCATGTTCTCGTGCCAGACCCCAGCTACCCTGTCTATATGAATGGTGCAACCATCCTAAGTGAGGGAGTTCCAAAGGTGTTGCCTCTACTTGAGGAGAACGATTTCAAACCAGTCCTCGACGCTGAGGTTCTGGAAAAAGACACTAAGTTGATGTTTCTGAACTACCCGAATAACCCAACCGGCTCAGTCGTCGATAAAGCTTTTCTCAGGTCAGTAGTCGACTTCGCGTCGGATAACAACCTAATTTTATGTTACGACAATGCCTACTCTGAGATAACTTTTGACGGGTATAGGGCGCCGAGTATACTCGAAGTCGATGGTGCTAAAGAGGTGGCGCTTGAGTTCCACTCCTGCTCCAAGACTTTTAACATGACGGGGGACCGGATAGGTTTCGCTGTGGGGAATAGGCGACTGCTAGAGGGGCTGGTGAGAGTTAAATCACAGATTGACTCAGGGCCTCCAGTTTACATTCAGAAAGCCGCCGCTAAGGCTCTGGGAACCTACAAAAGCAGTGAGCCTCCTAGGCATGTGGCGGCTGTAAATCAAATCTACAAGGAGAGGAGGGACGCCTTAGTTAAGGGTCTCAGGTCGTTGGGCTTCAGATGCCAAGCCCCAAAGGCTACCTTCTACGTCTGGTTGAACTGTGGGTGCAGTTCTGCGGAGTTCGCCTTGAGACTGCTAGATCTCGGTGTGGTTGTGACTCCTGGTAGCGGTTTTGGGAGGTATGGGGAGAATTATGTTAGGTTTTCGTTGACTAGACCTAAGGATGAGATAGAGGCTGCTTGTGAGAGGATGACTGAACTGCGGCTGAAATTTTAGCCGCGAAAAAAGTTCGGAGTATCTAGTAATACTTTTTAGGAGTGTAGTAATATTTATATAAGTAATACTATTACACATGAAAGTATTACGTGATGGGTTATGCATATTCCAGACGGTTTCCTAGATCCATCCACCTGCGCAGCCACCTATATCGCAACTCTCCCATTCTGGATTCTAGCATTCCGAAGGGCTAAAAATGTGCTTAGCGACAAACAAGTCCCACTGTTAGCTACCTTGACTGCCATGTTCTTCGCTGCACAGATGATGAACTACCCCATTGTTGGGGGGACCACCGCCCACCTGCTGGGCGGTCCCATAGTAGCCATAACTCTAGGCCCCTATGCTGGGGTGATTTCTATGACATTAATACTTTTAATCCAAGCGTTAATGTTCGGAGATGGAGGAATAACCACTTTTGGAGCTAATGTCTTGAACATGGGTGTTGTCGGTGTCTTCGTCCCATACGTAATATTCTTACTAGTTAAGAGGGTAGCGGGAGGTAGGGCTGGCCTATTGGCAGGGAGCTTCTTAGGCGCCTTCTTTGGTGACCTCTTAGCTGCGGTCTCCGCCGGCTTTGAGTTGGGCCTCTCGACGCTCTACTTCCCTTACAGTCTCTCTATAGCCGTCACGGCGATGGCGGCCCACCACTCTATAATCGGGGTTGTTGA
This window encodes:
- a CDS encoding energy-coupling factor ABC transporter permease: MHIPDGFLDPSTCAATYIATLPFWILAFRRAKNVLSDKQVPLLATLTAMFFAAQMMNYPIVGGTTAHLLGGPIVAITLGPYAGVISMTLILLIQALMFGDGGITTFGANVLNMGVVGVFVPYVIFLLVKRVAGGRAGLLAGSFLGAFFGDLLAAVSAGFELGLSTLYFPYSLSIAVTAMAAHHSIIGVVEGIATVAILSALMKARHDLLQLPKVEPVWFRGLSR
- a CDS encoding aminotransferase class I/II-fold pyridoxal phosphate-dependent enzyme; amino-acid sequence: MEAVSVNVDFSERVKRLPPYLFAEMEKVILRKKAEGVNIITLSIGDPDLPPPPEVLSTLSEEAANPKNHNYSFSQGEPFFKKAVAEWYKVRFGVDLDPESEVIALIGSKEGLANVSRAFINPNDHVLVPDPSYPVYMNGATILSEGVPKVLPLLEENDFKPVLDAEVLEKDTKLMFLNYPNNPTGSVVDKAFLRSVVDFASDNNLILCYDNAYSEITFDGYRAPSILEVDGAKEVALEFHSCSKTFNMTGDRIGFAVGNRRLLEGLVRVKSQIDSGPPVYIQKAAAKALGTYKSSEPPRHVAAVNQIYKERRDALVKGLRSLGFRCQAPKATFYVWLNCGCSSAEFALRLLDLGVVVTPGSGFGRYGENYVRFSLTRPKDEIEAACERMTELRLKF